A genome region from Cardiocondyla obscurior isolate alpha-2009 linkage group LG14, Cobs3.1, whole genome shotgun sequence includes the following:
- the LOC139108264 gene encoding uncharacterized protein — protein sequence MLALSMWYFMESTHVSGVRNITHGVSRHIRSIGFPEGSAAGIFFALGVPVDIPDKSISVSFYFEANYGLPYEWNSSYYYEGTYYAKRSLSRQLVYKMLINKMNNLGYPGMDCLLKVICEAERYSLNENGVLGNILQIIFTPSMSMNENLPDEIVEAEHEQHCDRRYKKCPVNLLDLISHYIDK from the exons ATGCTGGCTCTCTCGATGTGGTACTTTATGGAGTCAACACATGTATCAGGAGTGAGAAATATTACACACGGTGTATCGAGGCATATACGATCTATCGGATTTCCCGAGGGTAGCGCCGCAGGG ATATTTTTCGCCCTGGGAGTTCCCGTTGATATTCCAGACAAATCTATATCGGTGTCCTTTTATTTCGAGGCGAATTACGGATTGCCATATGAATGGAATTCGAGTTATTACTACGAGGGAACGTACTATGCAAAACGAAGTCTTAGTCGGCAATTAGTATACAAAATGctcataaataaaatgaacaa CCTGGGCTATCCTGGAATGGACTGCTTGCTGAAAGTAATCTGCGAGGCTGAGAGATATTCTTTAAACGAAAACGGAGTTCTTGGCAATATCcttcaaattatatttac ACCCTCTATGTCGATGAATGAAAATCTTCCAGACGAAATTGTAGAAGCAGAACACGAGCAACACTGCGATCggcgttataaaaaatgtcCTGTAAAccttttagatttaataagCCATTacattgataaataa